In Musa acuminata AAA Group cultivar baxijiao chromosome BXJ3-9, Cavendish_Baxijiao_AAA, whole genome shotgun sequence, a single genomic region encodes these proteins:
- the LOC135649031 gene encoding RING-H2 finger protein ATL56-like, whose amino-acid sequence MAILISVVLLFVGVGVLVLIHVCIVGRAFRRGFNTMTPPARDDGRSGGLSPDDLAKLPCYEFKGREMVGATTDCAVCLESFQVGDGCRLLPACGHSFHAQCVDSWLLKSSICPICRTSADGGKGGKAGGGDGLEMREGQRVTAGVPHASSSQ is encoded by the coding sequence ATGGCGATCCTCATCTCGGTGGTGCTGCTCTTCGTCGGCGTCGGCGTGTTGGTGCTCATCCATGTCTGCATCGTCGGCAGGGCATTCAGGAGGGGGTTCAACACCATGACGCCGCCCGCGCGCGACGACGGAAGGAGCGGCGGGTTGTCACCGGATGATCTGGCGAAGCTTCCCTGCTATGAATTCAAGGGTAGAGAGATGGTCGGCGCCACCACCGACTGTGCTGTGTGCTTGGAGAGCTTCCAGGTGGGTGACGGGTGCAGGTTGCTTCCTGCTTGCGGGCACAGCTTCCATGCGCAGTGTGTGGACTCCTGGTTGCTGAAGAGCTCCATATGTCCCATCTGTCGAACGAGCGCCGACGGCGGCAAGGGCGGTAAGGCCGGTGGCGGCGATGGGCTTGAGATGAGGGAGGGCCAAAGGGTAACAGCAGGAGTTCCCCATGCTTCCTCTTCACAATAG